Sequence from the Bacillus thuringiensis genome:
AGAAATGCCTTGGGGTTAATGCTATGAATAAATATCAAAAACTATTACATGAAACGTATGTGTTAACTGGCGAAGGAAAATTAGATGCTTTTAAAACGTATTTAAGTGAAAATGTATCTTGGACAGAAGCTGCTGGGTTTCCATATGCGGGCACTTATGTAGGTCCTGATGAAGTAGTTAAAAATGTACATGAACGTCTTGGAACTGAATGGGATAACTATAGCGCTAAAGATGAAATTTATGCTTTTAATAACAATACTGTTATCGTGTATGGAAAATATAGTGGAACGTATAAAGTAACAGGGAAATCATTTGTTGCAGATTTTTGTCATCTTTATGAGTTTGATGAGAACGATAAGGTTAAGAAGTTTATCCAAATTGTAGACAGTGCAATTGTTAATGAGGTATTAAATTAGGATTACTAGTTTCTAATATGCCTCGTATAAGGAGTATTGTTAGGATAAATGTGTTTTCCTAACAATATCTCTTACATCACATTATGGGAAAGAGTTTTCCTGTATCAAGGGTGTTAACGAAGATGAATTATAAAATTAGAAGAGGTAGGTATATATGAAAGTAGAGAAAAATTTAATAGTAATAATTATTTCTGTGTTTATTTTAGGAATTGTGTCGACTTTGATATTTCAAGCTTCAACTGGTAATACCAAAGGCCATTCAATAAAGGGTGAGAATGCTGCATCGGTATCGAGAGATAATGTGACAGAAAAAGAAAAGAATAAAAAGATGGTAGTTGATTTCTATAATGAAGTTTTTAACAAACATAATATCGATATTATCCCTAAATATGTAAGTGAAGATTATCAGCAACATAATCCTTTTGTTGCTGATGGCCGAAAAGCCTTCATGGATTTCTTTAAGGAGGACTTTGTAAAAAATCCAAATTCCTCTGCAGAGATTAAACGTGTAGTAGCTGAAGGAGATACAGTTGCCCTCCATGTACATTCTCGTACTAATTCTCAAGATAAGGGAGTTGCTATAGTGGATATTTTCCGTATAAAGGATGGAAAGATTGTTGAACACTGGGATGTAATTCAAGAAATTCCAAATGAGGCAGCTAATAATAATACGATGTTTTAGGTAGAAGATATCTCTAATAATTGTTTAATTGTTAGAGATATATAGAATCTTGAAATTTAGACAAGTTATGTTTTAAGATGAGTAAAAATAAAGGGATGTCCTAGATATGTTACTAGGGCATCCCTTTTTGTTTTAATAAGATTTAATCTAATATGATGTATAGGGTACTTATTGTATGTATTTTTTATCATTAAATCACTTCATGATTAATGACAATCGCTTATGTCTTGAAAAACTATTCATTTATTTGAAATATAGTTTCATCAGGTCTGGAGAATCCATACAATTTCCTTGCGAACTTTAAAATACCTTCTTCGCTCTCTGTTAAAGTTTTAATATCGTTATTCATAATAACGTCCTATGATTTCTAATTCAGACAATCTTTTCTTTTCTTTATTTAGTGTAATTTGTTTTTCTTGAATCATTTGTTCTTGCTTATAAATGCAGATTTGAATGGAAATAACCATAGGTAGCATAAAAGCAAGTGCTAATAAAAGACGACGTCTTAGCTTTTTATTCGTTTGTAGATTCTTGTTAGAATTAATTTGTATTTTTGAGATGGATTGTTGTGGTAGTGAATTTGGGATACTCCCCATTTTAATGCCTCCATTACCTATGTATAGAATTTAAACTGCTTAAAAGTATTATATATGCTAAATAGATAATTTTGAACTTATATGTGTAAAGAGAAGTTTTATGAAATTTAAATAAACTCCCTATTTAGTTGCAAATAAAAAGCACCATAAAAGGTGCTCAATAACTACCACTGAGTTGATCATGATTATTTTACGTATGTTCCTGATAAATGTGCATTTTTTGTATAAAAACTTTATTTTATCAATTTGTAGGTTGATACTGTTCCCAAAACGAAAAGAACCAAGTAAAAAAGTCTTTGTAGTAGGCCTGCAGGTAAGGGGAAAAGAAAAACAAGTGAGATAAGGATTGTTATTACTATTAAGCTTAGTAAACAGAAATATGTCCATTTTCCAGCTTTTTTAAGATTCTTAGCAAAAATAAATAATCCTGGAAATACAGTAAGCATACCTATCCAAACTAGAATAGAATGTCCAATTAGGTTTATATCTGCAGGAATTAATCCTGAAACTATAGTAGAGACTCCTATTATAAGTATAAAAAATGTTGCTATTTTATTAATTTTTGTTTTTTCTAGATGTTGTGAAATATATAGTACTCCAATACAAAATGTTATTCCATTAAGGATAAAGAGTAAATTCATCCAAAAGTGATTAGGGGAGCATATTTCATAAGGCGCTATTTCGTAGGTGAATTCTCCACAGGTTGTTACACCTAGGTCACTCATTGTGCATGATGCAAATAGTTATAAGGTGCTGTAGAAATGAAAATAAAGAAAGGTTCAATTAAAAAGTATAGGCAAGTTAAAATCCAGCTAAATAAGCCAATTTTATATGATATATACATTAGATTCGCCCCTTGAAAAAGTATAGTTCCTTTATAGATGGTTACATTATCGGAAGTAAAAAATTGTAAATCAAGAGTCGGTAATTCTGTTCAATAATATAGGATTTTCTGGACAAATATGCTTAGCGGAAAGACGTATAAAAAATGGATGGAGCAAAACTTAACTAAATAGTTATTTGAAAATAAATAACGGCAAAAACGTCAGGCAACCAATTAAGTTGCCTGACGTTTTTGCACGGTAAAGGATAGATTCCTCTACAAAAGGGAGAAATAAAGAAAAATGTTTTTAAATGAAATTCATAAAAGATTGATAGGCACTACCGAGGGAAAATACCGCAGCTACCGCATGGGCAGTCCATTTAGGCTATTTAATTTTAATATGGTGTTGTGTAAGATTCCGTATACGATATAAATGATCAATACAAATGCAATTAATTGAAGTGCTAACAAAAATAGTGGGTGTTCTAAAGCACTAAAGTCAAGTTGTTCCATTAATTTATCACACTCTTCATTTAATATATTAATATAATTAAAATGAAGAGTGTGAAGGTTTTTACTATAAAGTTTCAAATCTGTATATATTTGACGGTAGATAAGTGAATGTTAACCAAAACCCTACTGTATAAAAAAGAGAAGCGCTTAATCCGGACGCTCCTCTTAATGCCAATATACAATAACTATTCCATTATAATGTATAAGCGTAAAATATTTAACAATTAGCTATGTGGTAAAAATTTTATTTTGTGTTAGTTTAAAAATAAAAAAGAGCACTTAATAAAGTGCTCTCGTGACGAGATTCATTTTGTAAAGACTATTTTATAAAGAAAGGAACACTGAATATTATATGTGCGTGCAGTTAATTGAGTTCGTTTTTTACAAAAAAGAGCAGTTAGTAAAGGCTAACTGCTCCAATCATGGAAAATGGTTCGAAATGGGTTGTCTATAGTATTGACGGAATATTGAGGTTTATTTAGGGGTACCTAAAGGATTTCTTTTTAACTTAATCCATATACCACAAACAAAATAAGGGCTAAAAATACAGATAATGAAAATGTCAGAAAGACGGTTATTATACTCCTGAGCATCGCTTTCCAGTTGCGTACTTTAGTTGTGTTCTGCCATTATGGTGAGATTTGTAATTCTATTAAAAATAGTAACAGCTCGTCCAAACTTATCTAATCTATCTTACATAGTATGTAGTAATAAATTTAAAGGAGGAATCTAGTATGTCTTATTACTACGATGATTATTGTAAGGATTCCAAAAAGAAATATCATGACTGTCATAAAAGCAGTAAGAGTTATGACAAATGTGATAAAAAACATGAGGAAAAGCCTTGGTTTAATGTAAAAGTGAATTGTTGTTCTGATGATAGCGGATATAATCTTGTAAGAGCATCTGCTTTTAGAGCTGTGAGTACAGTTAATCAGAATTTGCCAGCAAATACATTTGTTAAAGTTTTATTCCAAAATGAACAATTTGATTTAGCAAATGAATATAACCCTGCAACATCCATTTTTATACCTAAGACAAGAGGTGTTTACTCTGTTATTGGAACAATTGCGTTCATTCCCAATAATCTAAATGTAAACTATAGAGCGCGGGTAGAAATTCGTGTTAATGGGAATCCGGCAATTGCAATAGATAATGATTTTTTTGGCCCAATAAACTTTGCTAATGTTGTAGCTGTTTCATCGATAATTCAATTGAATGCAGGGGATATAGTTGAGGTTTTTGCACAAAGTAGCGTAGCTGGAGTTATTTCAAATGTAGAAAATAGTACGCATTTTGAAGCTGCAAGATTCCCGTCTCCACAAGTATAGGTAGTATGAAATCTTGTCAGTAATTTTATCTAAGTAAAGTCCCTAATTTATATTTGCCCTGCATAAATGCGGGGCTTTTTTCTTTGTAAAAAAGTTATTCGAAGAGGAAAATAAACGAATTTCTTCCTAGTTGTATAGAAAGTGGTGGGTGATATGAAGTGAAGCAAAAACACGTGTTAGCTCAAGAAGATTACATGAAAGGTATGAAGTGCAAGGAACTGGCTGAGAAAAAAAGCATGGTTGGAATCGAAAAAGGCTGCACCTAGATGTCTAAAGGTGAAAGAACAAATTGTTTGGCAGTAACATTGCAAACTTATCAATCTATTCTAGGGTTTGTTACAGGGTACGATGAGACTAAGAAGTTCTTAAAATTGAAAAAATCCCCTTAATAATGTTAAAGAGACCTTGCTCACGCAAATAATCTGTAAATCAATTCATTTTTGATATACAGATCATTTGTATGATAATATTTATAAAGAATTGCTAAAGAATGAAATTATATAAATGCTTTTAGAAGTT
This genomic interval carries:
- a CDS encoding nuclear transport factor 2 family protein → MNKYQKLLHETYVLTGEGKLDAFKTYLSENVSWTEAAGFPYAGTYVGPDEVVKNVHERLGTEWDNYSAKDEIYAFNNNTVIVYGKYSGTYKVTGKSFVADFCHLYEFDENDKVKKFIQIVDSAIVNEVLN
- a CDS encoding ester cyclase, which translates into the protein MKVEKNLIVIIISVFILGIVSTLIFQASTGNTKGHSIKGENAASVSRDNVTEKEKNKKMVVDFYNEVFNKHNIDIIPKYVSEDYQQHNPFVADGRKAFMDFFKEDFVKNPNSSAEIKRVVAEGDTVALHVHSRTNSQDKGVAIVDIFRIKDGKIVEHWDVIQEIPNEAANNNTMF
- a CDS encoding ABC transporter permease, translated to MSYYYDDYCKDSKKKYHDCHKSSKSYDKCDKKHEEKPWFNVKVNCCSDDSGYNLVRASAFRAVSTVNQNLPANTFVKVLFQNEQFDLANEYNPATSIFIPKTRGVYSVIGTIAFIPNNLNVNYRARVEIRVNGNPAIAIDNDFFGPINFANVVAVSSIIQLNAGDIVEVFAQSSVAGVISNVENSTHFEAARFPSPQV